Within the Clostridium scatologenes genome, the region TTCTAGCTGCAAAATTTTGTCCAACTTCAAAGGATAATTTACTAAACATTCTCTTGGTATTAACATTATAGGTACTATTTATATTCCATATACCTGCCATAGTATTCACCTCCTTTTTATTATCGTATGTAAATAAAAAAAAATCCAGAGTTACCTGGATTTTTTTATATTAATTATTCTTTGCAAATTCTCTCCTATTGCTTTTTTCTTGATGAAGAATTGGAGATACACTTTTATACATTACAAATGTTAAACAAGATAATATTACTCCTTTAATTAAGTTAAATGGCATAATAGCTAAAACCACAAAACTATTTAGGTCTTTTATATTTGGATTTATCTTGTTACCCATTGCTACTATAGCACTTATAGGGAAATGAAGTACTGCTTCATATAGAGGCAATAATATAAAATAATTTAAAACACTAGCTACTAATGACATTGCAACTGTTCCTATAGCTAAACCAAATATAGCTGTTCTTCTACTTTTATTCTTATTATAAATATATCCTGCTACTACTACTAAGATTGAGCCTACTGCAAAGTTTGCTAATTCTCCTATAAAAGCTGTTCCTCCAACAAATAAACCATGAAGTAAATTCTTTAAAAATTCTATAGATATACCTGCTACAGGTCCCAATGCAAAAGCTCCTACTAAAGCTGGCAAATCGCTTATATCGATTTTTAAGAAGCTTGGAAATAATGGTGTAGCTATTTCTATAAACATAAGTATAAATCCGATTACCCCAAGTAAAGATACCTTTACTAGTCTGTTTAATTTTTCGTTTTTCATTTTTTACCATCCTCCAATTAAATCTAAAAACTTAAAATAAATTCATCTTCTTTGGAATTTGATGTATAAGTATAAACAAAAAAACCTGGTATATAATACCAGGGCGAATAAACATTATACTTTATCTTCTTTCATCCAGACTTTACTGTCGGCTTCGGAATCACACCGAATCATACCTATTAAGGCTCGCGGGCTATACCGCCGGTGGGGAATTTCACCCCGCCCTGAAGACTAATTTTATTAACTTTTATGTTTATATTATAGTACAAGTTTTTTTTAAATTCAAGTAATATAACAAAATAATTCAAACATATTATTTCCTAATAATCATTTTTTCATAGTTAATGCTATTCTTTTCCTTTTTTCGTCTACTTCAAGTACAGTTACTTCAACTATATCTCCAACTTGCACTACATCCAATGGATGTTTTACAAATTTATCTGACAACTGGCTTATGTGTACAAGTCCATCTTGATGAACCCCTATATCAACAAAAGCTCCAAAATCCGCTACATTTCTTACAGTTCCCGTAAGCTGCATACCTGATTTTAACTGAGACATATCTATAATTCCAGTTTTTAATATAGGCTTTGGCATTTCCTCTCTTGGGTCTCTCCCTGGCTTTTTCATTTCTTTTATTATGTCTTTAAGTGTAGGAACACCTATTTGCAATTTTTTTGCTAAATTTTCAATACCTATATTCTCTACTCTTTGATCTATATCTGCTAATTTTACGTTTTTTAAATCTTCCAGTGTATATCCTAATATATTTAATAAACCTTTAGCAGCTTCATATGATTCAGGATGAACTGATGTATTATCCAAAGGCTCCTTGCTTTCCATAACCCTTAAAAATCCTGCACACTGTTCAAAAGCTTTAGCTCCTAACCTTTTAACTTTCAAGAGCTCCTTTCTACTTTTGAACTTACCATTTTCTTCTCTATAGCTTACAATATTCTGTGATATCGTTGCATTTATTCCTGAAATGTAACTCAAAAGTGATGGAGTAGCTATATTTAAATCTACACCTACACTATTTACGCAATCCTCTACAATACCTTTCAAAGATTCATCTAACTTTTTAGGTGCAACATCATGCTGATACTGACCTACCCCTATAGATTTAGTATCTATTTTTACAAGTTCAGCTAACGGATCTTGAAGTCTTCTTCCTATGGATATAGCTCCTCTTATGGATACATTTATATCCGGATATTCTTTAGCTGCTAATTCAGATGCTGAATATACTGAAGCCCCTGCTTCTGATACAATAACATAGTAAAGCTCTTTATTCTTTTCTTGCTTAACTTCTTTTATTAATCTTACAATAACTTCTTCAGATTCTCTGCTAGCAGTACCATTTCCTAAGGATATAACACCAACATCATACTTATATACTAATTCTTTAAGTATTTTTATAGATCCCTCCACATCATTTTTAGGTACCGTTGCATATACTGTAGCTGTATCCATCAGCTTACCTGTATCATCTAATACAGCTATTTTACATCCTGTTCTAAATCCAGGATCATAGCCCAATACTGCTTTTCCTTTAATAGGCGGCTGCATTAATAGTGCTTTTAAATTGGCCTTAAATATCTTTATAGCTCCTTCTTCTCCTATATCTGTGAGTTCAGCTCTTATTTCTCTTTCAATAGATGGATATATAAGTCTTTTTAATGAATCCTTTATACTTTCTTCTATATAACTATCTGTATTGTTATTTCCTTTCAAGCACTGGGATTTCAAATAGACAATTATTTTTTCCATGTCTACAGTTATCTTAACTGAAAGTATCTTTTCTTTTTCTCCCCTATTTATAGCAAGTATTCTATGAGCTGGGATACTTTTTACAGCTTCTTTATAATCATAATACATTTCATAAGGAGTGGTTTCATTTTCCTTATTTTCACCAGTAGTTTCTATAAGTCCCTCATTTTTAACTAAATTTCTAATCCATTTTCTATATTCAGCAGTATCAGATATAATTTCGCTTATTATATCCATTGCACCTTGCAGTGCTTCCTCTGCTGATTTTACTTCCTTTTCTTCATTTATAAATTCACTGGCATATTCTTTTATGTCATCTTTAAACTCACCATTCCATATATCTTCTGCCAGTGGTTTCAATCCTTTTTCTGATGCTATTATAGCTCTTGTTCTTTTTTTAGGCTTATATGGTCTATATATATCCTCTATTTCAGTTAAGGTATCACATTTCATTATAACTGTTTTTAATTCATCTGTAAGCTTATCTTGTTCATCTATAAGCCTTATAACATCTTCTTTTCTACTCTCTAAGTTTCTTAAATATGTAAGTCTTTCAAATAGATTTCTAAGTATTACATCATCCATATTACCAGTTACTTCTTTTCTATATCTAGCTATAAATGGTACGGTATTTCCTCCATCTAAAAGTTCTATTACACTTTCAACATTTTTCTTATTTAAATTAAGTTCTTCTACTAACCTATCTACTATATTTTTCATATTACTTATACTTGCCTCCAACCTTATTATCTTAATTTAAACACCCTAAAACAGTAGCACATAAGGGTGTCTACTACAAACATTAAACTACTATTAAGTAGCAAATTTCATTTTATATTAAAAATAACTAATTAATATATTACACCACCAACATGGTATTTGGCAAATTAATATAAACTAATAACTTCAAATAATATTAAATTTTAGTAGTTTCTTAAATTTACTGTGTTACTGTATTTTTATTATTTTTAATAAATAAACATATTATTACAGCAACAATAAGTACCCCTACTTCAATTGTGAAGGTATGTCGTACTCCTAAAACTAATGATAAAGCTTGCTGTTTAGAATCATTAGGATTAATTGCTGTCATTAAATAATTCTTTTGATAAGCAGACATAATAGCAACAAATAATGAGGTTCCAAATGCCCCTGCTATTTGTTGTAATGTATTCATTATAGCAGTACCATGAGGATAATATTCTGGAGTCAATTGATTTAAACTATTTGTTTGAGTTGGTGTATTTATCATTCCAACAGCTACTAATGAAAGACAATGCAAAATAATTATTGTTGGAATAGTTATGCTAAGTGACAAACTTCTAGAAAATATAAAAAATACAATAGTTGAAATAATATATCCTGGAAGAATCAATACTTTAGGACCAAACTTATCATAAAGATGTCCTGAAATAGGTGATACAATTCCATTGATAAGTCCTCCTGGAAGCATAATAAGACCTGCTGTAAAAGCTGTTAAACCCAAGGCTCCTTCAAGAAACATTGGTAAAAGAAGCATAGTTGCAAAGTTAACCATATGCATGATTATAATAAGTACAGTTCCTAAGGTAAACATTGGATACTTAAATGTACGCATATCCAACATAGGATGTTTCATATGTAATTGACGTAATACAAATATTGCTAATGCAATACATCCAACAATCATGGGAACAACCATTGTAATATTAGATGAACCACCTATATTACTTACTCCATATATAAATCCACCAAACCCAATAGTGGATAATACAACTGATACAACATCAAGAGTTGGCTTTGATAATTTCGTTACATTCTCTATATAAATATACCCAAGTATAAGTGCAATAACAGAGAAAGGTGCTATACCCAAAAATAGCCATCTCCAATTAAAAGATTGTATGATTAGTCCTGAAAGCGTTGGACCAATAGCAGGAGCACAAAACATAACAAGATTAAATATTCCAAGCGCCTTTCCACGTTTTTCTATGGGATTAATAATTATTAAAGTATTTATTATGTTAGGTATTAAAACCCCTGTTCCTATAGCTTGAACTAATCGACCTACCAATAAAATTGAAAAAGTAGGAGCAATTCCACTTATAATTGTTCCAAATATAAATATAATTACAGAAGCTAAAAATAATTGCCTTGTTGTAAATCTTTGAGTAAGATAAGCTGAAATAGGTATGGAAATACCCATAATAAGCATATATCCTGTACTTAACCATTGTACAGTGTTTGCAGTTATACTAAACTGCACCATTAGGTTTTTTAACGCCATATTTAATACTGTTTCATTTAACATGCAAAGAAATCCAGCAGTTATTAGCGCTATACTAATTGGCACTACTTTAAAAACTTTTTGTTCATATTGATTTTCTTCTATTCTTTCTTCCATTATATCGATCTCCTATTAAAATATTTTTTCAATTACTTTTTATCAACATTGTTTCATTTTTTGTTCCTCAGTACACATATTTTCATTAATTTTACTAAGAACACTTACAAATAAGTCTAGTTCATCTTTAGAAATATCACATATCATATTTTTAAATAATTCTTCAATAAAAGGATACACTTCTTCCTTAAGTTCTTTACCTTTATCGGTAGTGTAAATTAAAAAAGCTCTTCTATCTTCAGGGGACTTTTTTCTTATAATCAAACTTTTTCTTTCTAAAATGTCTAATATTCTTGTTAATGTTGCCTGATCTTTTTCTACTTCCTTAGATAATAATTTCTGATTGATTCCTTCTTTCTCAACTAATTTTAATAATACTGCCCACTGTTCTGTAGTAATATCATATTTTTCAAGGTTTATGGATAAATATCTTTGTATTTTTTTATTGACATAATTTATGGACATTCCAATGGATTTATCTAGAGATGTAATCATTTTCTCCTCCTTTATATGACGAAATAATACTTGTTATAAAAATAATTGTTATACTAATAATATGTTAGACATTTATATTTGTCAAGCAATGTAATCGTAACCAATAAATTAAATAATAAAAACCCATAAATTCGTTTCACTTGCATGCGCAAATAAAACAAGTTTATGAGTTTTCATAAGTCAGACCATAAGTACATTACAAATGTACTTATGATCTTCAAATACTTTAATTATATTGTTTTAAATATTCATTTATAAATTGATCTATATCGCCATCCATCACTGCATTAATATTTCCACATTCTGCAGATGTTCTATGATCTTTTACCATCGTATAAGGTTGGAATACATAGGATCTTATTTGACTTCCCCACCCCATGTCTTTAAGTTCTCCAGTTAAATCCTCTATTTTTTCCTTATGAGCCCTTTCTTTCAGCTCAGCAAGCTTAGCCTTTAACATTCTCATTGCTTCTTCTCTATTATGATGCTGGCTTCTTTGATTTTGACACTGCACTACAATTCCAGTAGCTATATGAGTTATTCTAATAGCTGATTCTGTCTTATTTACATGCTGTCCTCCTGCACCACTAGCTCTATAAGTATCAACTTTTATATCTTCTGGCCTAATATCTATATCTTGATTATTAGTTAGCTCTGGCAGCACTTCAATAGATGCAAATGATGTCTGTCTTTTTCCATTAGCATTAAAAGGTGATATTCTAACTAATCTATGAATCCCCTTTTCAGCTTTTAAATATCCATAAGCAAATTCTCCAATTATTCTTAAAGTAGCACTTTTAATTCCTGCATCCTCTGCTGGTAAAATATCTATAGTTTCTATTTTAAAGCCTTTCTTTTCTGCCCATCTTGTATACATTCTGAGAAGCATTTCTGTCCAATCCTGAGCATCAGTACCTCCAACACCCACATGGATATCCATTATAGCATTGTTCTTATCATATTCTCCAGAAAGCAATATTTCAATTCTAAACCTTTCTGTTTCATTTTCAATATCTTCTACTTCCCTTATTATGTCCTTTGATGAAGAAAAATCATTTTCCTCTATTGCAAGCTTAGTTAAAAACTCAGCATCTTGAATTTTAGTTTCAATTTCTTTATACTTGTCTAACCTAGATTTAAGAAATCTTTCTTCACTTGTTATTTCTTGTGCCTTATCTGTATCATTCCAAAAATTAGGTTCCTGCATTTTCCTTTGTAATTCTTCTATTTTATTTTTAATACTTTCTACGTCAAAGTGAATCCCTAATTTCTTTTATGATTTCACTTAAATTATTTAAAGAACTTAATACTTCTTCTAATTGAATTACCATTTAATCACACTTCCTTTTATATAATATAAGAAAAACTTTTTGCTCTTGCAAAAGTTTTTCTGGAATACAATCTAAACTAGTCAAATCTTCCACAACAGTTTTTATATTTCTTCCCACTACCACAAGGACATGGATCATTTCTTCCAACTGTTTTTTCTTTTCTAACTGGTTGTTTCTTAATTGAATCATCTTCTGCTTGATTTGTATGAATTTCTTTAACTACTCTTTCTCTTTCTGGAGCTTTTTGTATTTCAACATGCAATAAATACTTAATAGTATCTACTTTGATGTTATATATCATTTCTTCAAACATTTCACTTCCCTCAAACTGATAAGCTTGAGCTGGATCTTGTTGTCTATATGCTCTAAGTCCTATTCCTCTCTTTAAATGTTCCATATCATCTATATGATCCATCCATTTTGTATCTACTACTCTTAGAAGAATAACTCTTTCTATTTCTCGCATTTGTTCTTCGCCAAACTCTTCTTCTTTATGCGAATATATATCCTGTGCTATATCTATATACTTTTCCTTAATTTCTTCATTGGACAAGTTCTCTAAATCTTCTAATTTAACAGAATCCTTTGTAACATATAGCTCTTCCATATAGTGAATAAGCTTTTTTAAATCATTTTCGAATTCTTCATCTACTCCCGACATATGAGAATCTACTACTGTAGAAACTAAATCTTTAAGCATGTTTCGAATTTGTTCCTTTAAATCTTCTCCTTCAAGAACTTCAGACCTTTGTTTGTATATGATTTCTCTTTGCTTATTTACAACATCATCATATTGAACTACTGTTTTTCTTATGTCAAAGTTATTTCCTTCAACTTTCTTTTGTGCATTTTCTATAGCACCTGAAACCATTTTACTTTCTATTGCTTCATCATCACCAAGTCCTAATTTTCCAACTAATCCTTGAAGTTTATCAGAACCAAATATTCTCATAAGATCATCTTCTAATGAAACGTAGAATCTTGACATTCCTGGGTCACCTTGACGACCAGAACGTCCTCTAAGCTGATTATCAATTCTTCTTGATTCATGTCTTTCAGTACCTATAATCTTTAAGCCGCCGACTTCTACGACCCCTTCTCCAAGTTTTATATCCGTACCACGACCTGCCATATTAGTGGCTATAGTAACTGTTCCAGATTCTCCTGCATAAGATATTATATCTGCTTCTTTTTCATGGAATTTAGCATTAAGTACTTGATGAGGTACTCCTTTTTTCTTTAACATATCAGAAAGCAATTCTGATTTCTCTATACTTACTGTTCCTACAAGTACTGGCTGACCTTTTTTATGAGTTTCTACTAT harbors:
- a CDS encoding ECF transporter S component, producing MKNEKLNRLVKVSLLGVIGFILMFIEIATPLFPSFLKIDISDLPALVGAFALGPVAGISIEFLKNLLHGLFVGGTAFIGELANFAVGSILVVVAGYIYNKNKSRRTAIFGLAIGTVAMSLVASVLNYFILLPLYEAVLHFPISAIVAMGNKINPNIKDLNSFVVLAIMPFNLIKGVILSCLTFVMYKSVSPILHQEKSNRREFAKNN
- a CDS encoding Tex family protein translates to MKNIVDRLVEELNLNKKNVESVIELLDGGNTVPFIARYRKEVTGNMDDVILRNLFERLTYLRNLESRKEDVIRLIDEQDKLTDELKTVIMKCDTLTEIEDIYRPYKPKKRTRAIIASEKGLKPLAEDIWNGEFKDDIKEYASEFINEEKEVKSAEEALQGAMDIISEIISDTAEYRKWIRNLVKNEGLIETTGENKENETTPYEMYYDYKEAVKSIPAHRILAINRGEKEKILSVKITVDMEKIIVYLKSQCLKGNNNTDSYIEESIKDSLKRLIYPSIEREIRAELTDIGEEGAIKIFKANLKALLMQPPIKGKAVLGYDPGFRTGCKIAVLDDTGKLMDTATVYATVPKNDVEGSIKILKELVYKYDVGVISLGNGTASRESEEVIVRLIKEVKQEKNKELYYVIVSEAGASVYSASELAAKEYPDINVSIRGAISIGRRLQDPLAELVKIDTKSIGVGQYQHDVAPKKLDESLKGIVEDCVNSVGVDLNIATPSLLSYISGINATISQNIVSYREENGKFKSRKELLKVKRLGAKAFEQCAGFLRVMESKEPLDNTSVHPESYEAAKGLLNILGYTLEDLKNVKLADIDQRVENIGIENLAKKLQIGVPTLKDIIKEMKKPGRDPREEMPKPILKTGIIDMSQLKSGMQLTGTVRNVADFGAFVDIGVHQDGLVHISQLSDKFVKHPLDVVQVGDIVEVTVLEVDEKRKRIALTMKK
- a CDS encoding MDR family MFS transporter, yielding MEERIEENQYEQKVFKVVPISIALITAGFLCMLNETVLNMALKNLMVQFSITANTVQWLSTGYMLIMGISIPISAYLTQRFTTRQLFLASVIIFIFGTIISGIAPTFSILLVGRLVQAIGTGVLIPNIINTLIIINPIEKRGKALGIFNLVMFCAPAIGPTLSGLIIQSFNWRWLFLGIAPFSVIALILGYIYIENVTKLSKPTLDVVSVVLSTIGFGGFIYGVSNIGGSSNITMVVPMIVGCIALAIFVLRQLHMKHPMLDMRTFKYPMFTLGTVLIIIMHMVNFATMLLLPMFLEGALGLTAFTAGLIMLPGGLINGIVSPISGHLYDKFGPKVLILPGYIISTIVFFIFSRSLSLSITIPTIIILHCLSLVAVGMINTPTQTNSLNQLTPEYYPHGTAIMNTLQQIAGAFGTSLFVAIMSAYQKNYLMTAINPNDSKQQALSLVLGVRHTFTIEVGVLIVAVIICLFIKNNKNTVTQ
- a CDS encoding MarR family winged helix-turn-helix transcriptional regulator encodes the protein MITSLDKSIGMSINYVNKKIQRYLSINLEKYDITTEQWAVLLKLVEKEGINQKLLSKEVEKDQATLTRILDILERKSLIIRKKSPEDRRAFLIYTTDKGKELKEEVYPFIEELFKNMICDISKDELDLFVSVLSKINENMCTEEQKMKQC
- the prfB gene encoding peptide chain release factor 2 (programmed frameshift); the protein is MVIQLEEVLSSLNNLSEIIKELGIHFDVESIKNKIEELQRKMQEPNFWNDTDKAQEITSEERFLKSRLDKYKEIETKIQDAEFLTKLAIEENDFSSSKDIIREVEDIENETERFRIEILLSGEYDKNNAIMDIHVGVGGTDAQDWTEMLLRMYTRWAEKKGFKIETIDILPAEDAGIKSATLRIIGEFAYGYLKAEKGIHRLVRISPFNANGKRQTSFASIEVLPELTNNQDIDIRPEDIKVDTYRASGAGGQHVNKTESAIRITHIATGIVVQCQNQRSQHHNREEAMRMLKAKLAELKERAHKEKIEDLTGELKDMGWGSQIRSYVFQPYTMVKDHRTSAECGNINAVMDGDIDQFINEYLKQYN